The nucleotide sequence AAGAGGCGGAACGACGGATGCGGCTCGACGATTTCGTTGCCGCGCTCCTTGAGCAGCAAGCGTCCGTTCGGCTCCAGCACGGCGGTGAGCACGGCAAGAATGGACGGCTCGGCGAAGTCGAGTTCGTCGATGACGAGCCAGTAGCCCTCGCGCATCGCCACGGGCAGCACGCCGTCCACCCAGATCGTTTCGCCGCCTTTCACGGTCCAGAAACCCACGAAGTCGCCAATCGTGGTCTGTCCGTTCATGTTCGCGCGCAGCACGCCATAGTTCGCACGCGCGGCCACCTGCTCGATGAAACTCGTCTTGCCCGAGCCCGTATGGCCGATCAGCATAACGCGGCGATTTTCTACGATGTCCTGAACGATATCGTCGCCGCGCCCGGTGAATAGATATGCCGCGTTCACGCGCGGCACGAGTGCGTTCGGCTCACCGCACGGCAGATCGACGCTGCCGATCCGTACGGTGGGCGTATTGGATTGCGGCCTGGCTCGAACCGCTTTGGCCTCGCGCGCCGCTTCGACGGCTTGCTGCAACGCGGCTGAAAACGTGCTGCCCGCTTGTGCGGCTCGCGCTTCATTGGCGCGCTGCGCCTCGGAAACGAAGCCCTCTCGACGCCACTTGAGCAGCTTCGCTTCGAGATTGTCGAGATCGATTTCGGTGTCGATGTCGACTCTGTCGTCTTCGCCCTCGCCGTGCTCGATGCGGTACATATGCGCGCGCCCGGATGGCGAGACGCGCCACCATTCGCGCGCCCGGCCGCCGCCGCGAGTGTAGATGCCGAGGGGGTCTTCGTCCTGCAGTGCGGGATCGGTTGCGTTCATGGGCGGGAGAGACAGAGCGCTGGCGCGCGGTGCGGTCAATCGTCTCATATTACCGGCGCCTGGTCGCAATGCGGCAGTGCGCAAAAACGTGACAACGAGGATTAAGGATCACGCCCGCACCACGGCCGTGCTTCCAGCACACGTCCAGCCATGCTAGCGTGACGATCGCCATACGAGGCACGCACGCCTCGCCTGTCACCCGGAGACCCCCATGCCCCAAGCCGCGCCCCCCGAACTCGACGACGAGCCCGGGCGCGGCCGTTCGCTCGCGCGCCACTACCCGCGCGGCCTCCAGATCGAGCCGCACACGCATACCTGGGCGCAGGTGCTCTACGCCGTCTCCGGCGTGATGTGGGTCGAGGTGGAACGCGAGGCGCTCGTCGTGCCGCCGCAGCGCGCCGTGTGGCTGCCGCCCGGCACGCAGCACGCCATTCATATGCTGAGCGCTGTCGAGATGCGCAATCTCTATCTGCACGAGCGCGACAGCCGGCACCTGAGCGAGCGGTGCGAAGTGTTCGAGGTCAACGGCCTGCTGCGCGAACTCATCACGAGCCTCGCAGAACGCGCGCGCAAAGACGATGACGCGTGGCTCGACGCAGCCTATCGCCTCGCGTCGATCGAACTCGCCCACGCGCCGCGCTCCACGTTGCGCATTCCGCTGCCCGATGCATCCGACCGCCGCCTCGCCACGCTGTGTCGCGCGGTGATCGACAATCCGTCGGCCGATATCGGCTTCGAACAGCACGCGGCATGGGTCGGCGCGAGCGTGCGCACGCTCTCGCGGCTCTTCACGCGCGAGCTTGGCATGGGGTTTGCAGAATGGCGCCGCCAGGTGCAACTCGCACTCGCCGTGTCGCGCCTCGCGGAAGGCGAGCCTGTGAGCGCCGTAGCGCGCATGCTGGGCTATCTGCCTAGCAGCTTCAGCGACATGTTCCGCCGCGAACTGGGCGTGCCGCCCAGCGAGTTCCGTCCCGCCGGCACACTGGGCGGCGTAGCTGGCTTCGCACAGGAAAGCGCGGAACAGTGACGCGCACGTCGACTCACGCCGCAGATCAATGCGGCGGCAGATCGCCCACTAGCGGAAACATGTCGGGCGTGTAGCCCATATTGAAGTAACCGGCCCGTGCATAGGTGGCGATTCGTTCGAGGTGCTCGGTTTCGCGCGACGCGTCGCGCTGTTCGGGCGCGTCGCCCTGTGGCACGGGCGGGCTGTTCGCACGGCCGCGCCGCGCAAACCACGCCGGCATCGACAACTTTGACATGGTGGACTCCTTGCAAGGCGTTGACCCCTTCCAATCTAGACAGTCACGGGCGCACACGCAAACAAGCATTTCTGCGATGCATTGCACACCGCGGCCACTGCGCGCGGATCACCCGATGCAAAGGTTGTAAACGGCCGAAAAGCTTACAAATCACTAACGTTTCGAAATTGGCGCACGAGTTGGTTAGACTGCGAGTCTCGGCCTTTGCCGCAAGGCAAGGCCCGGCTTCGACGGCATAACAATCATGAGAATGCGTATGCAGCAACTCGACAGTCACCGGCAGCCATTCGCGGCGTACAAGCCGTCGAGCGCGCCGACATGGTTTCTCCGCACCGCCTCGCGCGGTGGTCCGACCTCATGGAGGCAGGCATGAGCGACGTCCCGCAGACGCAACCCGCCCCCCCGCCGCCGCCCGCACCGCCCCCGCAGGCGCAGAAGCGCCGCCGGCTCGGCCCGCTCATTCTCGCCATTGTCGTGGTCTTGCTGATCGTGCTCGTGATCGTGCACATCATGCGCAACAAGAAGACGGAGCATGGCGCGGCGCCGCAGGTCGTGACCGTGGCCGCCGCCACGCTCGGGCCCATGCCCGTGACGCTCAACGCGCTCGGCACCGTCACGCCTGTCGCCACTGTCACGGTTCTGCCGCAAATCAGCGGCTACCTCACCGAGGTGGGCTACAAGGAAGGCCAGGATGTCGTGAAGGGGCAGTTCCTCGCGCAGATCGACCCGCGCCAGTACGAGATCAGCAAGGAGCAGGCGCAGGCGCAACTCGCGAAGGACGAGGCCCTGCTCGCCCAGTCGCGCGCCGACCTCGTGCGCTTTACCCAGCTGCACGAACAGCGGTCCATCGCCGAGCAGACCTTCACCGACCAGAAGTTCCTCGTCATGCAGAACGAGGCCGCCGTGAAGGCCGATATGGCCAACGTCAGGCTCTTCGAACTCGATCTCATCTACTGCCGCATCACCGCGCCGGTGTCAGGGCGCGTCGGCCTGCGGCTCGTCGATCCGGGCAACTACGTGACGTCGTCCAGCTCCACGGGCATTGCGGTCATCACGACGATGAAGCCCACCACCGTCCAGTTCGCGATTCCGCAAACCTCGCTCGGCAGTGTGCTCGAGCGCGTCAACGCCGGCGCGAAGCTGCCGATCACCGTCTTCAGCAGCGACAACACACGCCAGATCGCCACCGGCACGCTCTTCGCGCTCAGCAACCAGATGGCCACGGCCACCGGCACGGTTACGCTGCGCGCGAGCGTGCCCAACGACGACGAGGCGCTCTTTCCCAACGAGTTCGTCAACGTGAGGCTGCTCGTCGACACGCTGCAGAACGCCGTGCTCGTGCCCACGCCAGCCGTGCAGACCGGCGCGCCCGGCGACTACGTGTACCTCGTCAACGCCGATAACACCGTGTCGGTCCACAAGGTCACGCTCGGGCCGAGCGACGGCCGCCATACCGTGATCTCCGCAGGCCTGCAGCAGGGGCAGCGTGTCGTGACCGACGGCCTCGACCGCCTCAACGACGGCGCGAAGATCCAGCCCGCGGGGCCGAGGCCCGCCACGCAAGCCGGTGCGGCGAGCGGTGCGAGCGCCCCGCATCACGGCAGCGCACCCGGGGCGTCGAGCGCCCCAGGCGCCACGGCGCCGAACGCCTCTGACGCGGGCGCCGCGGCCTCGCAAGCCGGTTGAGCCCCGGACCCAGCGCCGATGAATATTTCGCGTCTCTTCATCCTGCGGCCGGTCGCGACTTCGCTCCTGATGATCGCGATGGTGCTGATCGGCCTCGTCGCGATGAAGTTCCTGCCGGTTTCCTCGCTGCCCGCGGTGGACTACCCCACCATCCAGGTGCAGACCTTCTATCCGGGCGCGAGCCCGAACGTGATGGCGACCACCGTCACGGCGCCGCTCGAAGTGCAGCTGGGTGAAATCCCCGGCCTGCAGCAGATGATCTCGTACAGCTCCGAGGGCGCTTCGGTCATCACACTGCAGTTCGACCTCTCGCTGAGTCTGGATGTTGCAGAGCAAAACGTGCAGCAGGCCATCAATGCGGCGAACAGCTTCCTGCCGAGCGGCCTGCCCGCGCCGCCGACCTACGCCAAGGTGAACCCGGCCGACCAGCCCATCCTCACGCTCGCGGTCACGTCGAAGTCGATGTCGCTCACGCAGTTGCAGGACGCGGCCAACAACCGGCTCGCCACCAAGATTTCCGAAGTGCCGGGCGTGGGCCTCGTCACCACCGCCGGCGGCAACGTGCCCGCCGTGCGCGTGGAGGCCGACCCGCAAAAGCTCGCCGCCTACGGCCTAAATCTCGACGACCTGCGCACGCTGCTCGCCAACGTCAACGTGAGCAACCCGAAGGGCAACTTCGACGGCCCCGAACTGAACTACACGATCAATTCGAACGATCAGATTTCGGACCCGAAGGACTACGAAGACACGGTCATCGCCTATCAGAACGGCTCGCCCGTGTTCATGCGCGACGTGGCGCGCGTGTCCACGGCCGCGCAGGACGTGGAACGCGGCGCCTGGTACAACAAGGCGCCCGCCATCGTGCTGAACGTGCAGCGTCAGCCGGGTGCGAACGTGATCGCCACCGTCAACCAGATCATGCGCGAGTTGCCGCAGCTCGAAGCAGCGCTGCCCGCGGGCATGCAGGTCACGGTGGTGTCGAACAGCGTGGGCGTGATCCGCGCATCGGTGAGCGACGCGGCCTTCGAACTCGTGCTCGCCGTCGCGCTCGTCGTGGCCGTGATCTTCGTGTTCCTGCGCAATCTGCCCGCCACCATCATTCCGAGCATTTCGGTGCCGGTCTCGCTGATCGGCACGCTCGCAATCATGTATGAGCTCGGCTACTCGATCGACAATCTCTCGCTGATGGCGCTCATCATCGCCACAGGCTTCGTCGTGGACGACTCGATCGTGATGATCGAGAACATCGTGCGCTACCTCGAAGAAGGCGACAAACCCTTGCAGGCGGCGCTAAAAGGCGCAGGGCAGATCGGCTTCACGATTCTTTCGCTGACCATTTCGCTCATCGCAGTGCTGATTCCGCTGCTCTTCATGGGCGGCGTGATCGGGCGTCTCTTCAGCGAATTCGCGGTCACGCTCGCGGTGACCATCGTGCTTTCGGCCGTGGTCTCGCTCACCGTCGTGCCGATGATGTGCGCGCGCATCCTGCGCGCTCAGGCCGATCGGCACCCTAGCCGCTTCGAGCGCATCAGCGAGGGCCTGTTCGACAAGACGCTCAACGCCTACGAGCGCGGCCTGCGCTGGGTGCTCGACCACCAGTTGCTCACGCTCATCGTCTTCGTGGTGACCGTCGTGCTCACCGGCCTGCTTTATGTGGTCATCCCCAAGGGCCTTTTTCCGGTGCAGGACGTGGGCGTGCTGCAAGGCATCAGCGTGGCCGACAACTCCATCTCCTACCAGGCGATGGTGCAGCGCCAGTCGGCGCTCGCCGAGGAAATTCTCAAGGACCCCGATGTGGTTTCGCTCACCTCGTACGTGGGCATCGACGGCATCAACAACACGCTCAACAACGGGCGTTTCCTCATCAACCTGAAGCCGCACGACGACCGCTCCGAAACCGCCGACGCGATCGGGCGGCGCATCCAGCAGTCGGTCGCGAAGGTGCCGGGCGTGCGCCTTTACGTGCAGCCCGAGCAGGACCTCACGCTCGACACGACGGTCTCGCGCAACCAGTACAACTTCGTGCTGCGCGGGCCGAACCAGGACGCGTTCGACCAGTACGTGCCCGCGCTCATCGCGCGCATGAAGCAGATCACGTCGATCCGCGACGTCACGAGTGACCTCAACACGGACGGCCTTTCCGTGAACGTCCAGGTGAACCGCCAGCTCGCGGCGCGTTACGGCATCACGGCGGCGACCATCGACAACGCGCTCTACGACGCGCTGGGCCAGCGCATTGTTTCGACCATCTTCCAGCAGTCGGACCAGTACCGCGTGATTCTGGTGGCGAAGCCCGAGGCGCTGCCCACGGTCGAATCGCTCGGCGACCTGTATCTGCCGAGCCAGACGAGCAGCGAAGGCCAGGTGCCGCTCAAGGGCATTGCGAAGATCAGCATCACGCGCTCGCCGCTCATGATCAGCCACCTCGCGCAGTTCCCGTCGGTGACGATCTCGTTCAATCTCGCCGATGGCGCTTCGCTCTCCGCCGCCGTGCGCGACGTGCGCCAGGCCGAGGCCGCCGTGAACCTGCCGCCCTCGATCACCTCATCGTTCCAGGGCGCGGCGCAGGCGTTCGAAGATTCGCTTTCCAGCGAGGTGTATCTGCTGATTGCGGCGCTCGTGGCCGTGTATATCGTGCTGGGCGTGCTCTACGAGAGCTACGTGCACCCGGTCACGATTCTTTCGACGCTGCCCTCGGCCGGCATTGGCGCGCTGCTCGCGCTGATGATCGCCGGCAAGGATCTGGACGTGATCGGCATCATCGGCATCGTGCTCCTGATCGGCATCGTCAAGAAAAACGCCATCATGATGGTGGACTTCGCGCTCGAAGCCGAACGTGTGCATGGCAAGCCGCCGCGCGAGGCCATTTTCGAGGCGTCGCTGCTGCGTTTCCGGCCCATTCTCATGACCACGCTGGCCGCCATGCTCGGCGCGCTGCCCATGCTGCTCGGCAGCGGCACGGGTTCGGAGCTGCGCCGCCCGCTGGGTCTTGCGATCATCGGCGGCCTCACGCTTTCGCAGATGCTCACGCTCTTCACGACGCCCGTGATCTATCTGTACTTCGACCGGCTCGCGGAACGCTTCGGGCGCAAGCGCAAGCCTGAAGGCGACGCAGCAGCCGGTGATGGCGGCGGCGCGCCGTCCGAACCCGAGGGCACGCCGTGAACCTCTCGGCGCTCTTCATCCGGCGGCCAGTCGCGACGTCACTTCTCGCGATCGCGATCCTCATTTCGGGAACGCTCGCCTTTTTCCGGCTACCGGTCGCGCCGCTGCCCAACATCGCCTATCCGGTGATCGTGGTGCAGGCCAACATGGCGGGCGCGAGCCCGGACATCATGGCGTCGACCGTAGCCGAGCCGCTGGAGCGGCGCCTCGGCACCATCGCCGACGTGAGCCAGCTCACGTCGATCAGCAACACGGGTTCGTCGCTCATCGTGATCGTGTTCGGCCTGAACCGCGACATCAACGGCGCGGCGCGCGACGTGGAAGCCGCCATCCAGGCCGCGCGCGCCGACCTGCCCACCACGTTGCGCAGCAACCCGACCTACCGCCAGTACAACCCCGCGAGCGCACCGATCATGGTGCTCGCGCTCACCTCGGAAACGCTCACCAAGGCGCAGCTCTACGATTCCGCCGATTCGGTCATCATGCAGCAGCTCTCGCAGGTGGACGGCGTGGGCCAGATCACGCTGGGCGGCGGCGCGCTGCCCTCGGTGCGCGTGGAGCTGGAGCCCAGCAAGCTCAACAGCTACGGCATCGGGCTCGAAGACGTGCGCGCGTCCATTGGCGCGGCCAATGCCAACAGCGCGAAAGGCCATATCGACCAGGGCAACCAGCGCTACACGGTGATCTCGAACGACCAGATCAGCAACGCCGCGCCGTTCCGCGACGTCGTGATCGCCTATCGCAACGGCTCGCCCGTGTTCCTGCGCGACGTGGCCTCGGTCATCGATTCCAACGAAAACATCCGCAACGCAGGCCTCTACAACGGCAAGTCGGCCGTGCTCGTGATCGTCTATCCGATGCCTGGCAGCAACGTCGTGAAGACGGTGCAGCAGATCCGCGCGCGCCTGCCATCCATCGAGGCCGCGCTGCCCGCTACGATCAAGGTGGACGTGGCGATCGACCGCTCCGAGTCCGTGCGCGCCTCCGTGGCCGACACAGAGCGCACGCTCTTCATTGCCGTGCTGCTCGTGATCGGCGTGGTGTTCGTGTTCCTCCTCTCGCCGCGCGCCACGCTCATTCCCGCCGTGGCGCTGCCGCTTTCCATCGTGGGCACGTTCGGGCCCATGTACCTGCTCGGCTACAGCATCGACAATCTCTCGCTCATGGCGCTCACCATCGGCACTGGCTTCGTCGTAGACGACGCCGTGGTGGTGCTGGAGAACATCGTGCGCCACGTCGAGGCCGGCATGGAGCCGAAGGAAGCGGCGCTCAAGGGCGCGGGCGAAGTGGGCTTCACGGTGCTCTCCATGAGCCTCTCGCTCATCGCCGTGTTCCTGCCCATTCTGCTCATGCCCGGCATCGTGGGCCTGCTCTTTCACGAGTTCGCGATGACGCTCTCCATCGCGATTCTCATCTCGCTCGTGATCTCGCTGACCGTCACGCCCACCATGTGCGCGTACGTGCTCAAGCGCGAAGCGCTGCACCGCAAGCCCTCGCGCGCGGCCGTGTGGATCGACGCGCAGTTCGAGCGCTTCAAGCAGTTCTACTCACGCACGCTCGACGTCGCGCTCAATCACGCGCGGCTCACGATCTTCATCTTGTTCGCGCTGCTGGTCGGCAATGTGTTTCTCGCGCGGCTGCTTTCCGGCACGTTCTTCCCCGAGCAGGACACCGGCATTCTCATCGGGCAGATCATTGCGGACCAGAGCATTTCGTTCACCGCGATGGAGAAGAAGCTCGCGCAACTGCAGGCCATCGTGAAGGCCGACCCCGCCGTGCAGTCGGTGGCGGGCTTCACGGGCGGACGCGCGCTCAATACGGCCACCGTGTTCGTCGAACTGAAACCGCTTGCCGAGCGGCGCCTGACAGCCACCGAGGTCGTGAACCGCCTGCGCCCCAAACTCAATGGCGTTTCGGGTGCACGCCTTTTCATGCAGGCGCAGCAGGATCTGCAGATCGGCGGACGACAGTCGGCGGCCGAGTATCAGTACACGCTCACGAGCGACGACGCCGACGCCCTCTTCACCTGGGTGCCGCGCCTCGTGGACGAACTGAACAAGCACCGCGGGCAGATGACGGATGTGAATTCGGACCTGCAGCAAAATGGTCTGGAGGCCTACATGACGGTGCAGCGTTCGACCGCCAAGCGCTACGGCTTCGATCCGAACCAGGTGGACAACGTGCTCTACGACGCCTTCGGCCAGCGCACCGTCTCGACCATCTACAACGCGATCAACCAGTATTTCGTCGTGATGGAAGTGGCGCCGCAATACTGGCAGTTTCCGCAGTCGTTCCAGGATATCTGGCTGAGCACCGCGGCGGGCAACGCGAGCGGCGCGGCGCAAACGCAGATGCCGTCAAGCGTCATCTCGGGCGTCACGCCTTTCACGGCCGTGACCACGACCACCGCAACGAGCGCCACCACCAATCAGCGCAACGCCAACGCGGTGGCGAACCAGCAGAACAATGCGATTGCCAACAGCAAGGGCGGCAGTTCCAGCGGCAGCGCGGACAGCACGGCCGCAGAAACCATGGTGCCGCTCATGGCGCTCATGGACTGGAAAACGCGCCATACGGCCACGCAGGTCAATCACCAGGGCACGGAAGTGGCGGGCACGATCTCGTTCAACTTGCCCAATGGCGGCTCGCTTTCCGAAGCCGGCAACATCATCGATCAAGCCGAGCGCGACATCGGCATGCCCGCCTCGATTCACGGCGCGTTCGCGGGCGCGGCGCAGGCCTACGCGCAGTCCATGGGCGTCGTGCCGCTGCTGATTGTCGCCGCGCTCGCCGTGGTCTATATCGTGCTGGGCGTCCTGTACGAAAACACCATCCACCCGCTCACGATCCTCTCCACGCTGCCCTCGGCGGGCATAGGCGCGATCCTCGCCATGCTGATCTTCGGCACGCCGTTCTCGGTGATCGCGATGATCGGCATCATCCTGCTCATTGGTATCGTGAAGAAGAACGGCATCATGATGGTCGACGTCGCGATCCAGTTGCAGCGCAACGAAGGCATGGAGGCGCGCCGCGCGATTCACGAGGCCGCCGTGGTGCGGCTGCGCCCGATCATGATGACGACCTTCGCAGCCGTGCTCGGCGCGCTGCCGCTCGCGATCGGCATCGGCCAGGGCGCTTCGCTGCGCCAGCCGCTCGGCGTGACGGTCATGGGCGGCCTGCTCCTGAGCCAGGTCTTTACGCTGTACACCACGCCGGTGATTTACCTGTTCCTCGACCGCCTGCGCGCACGCCTCGCGCGCTGGGCCGCGCGCCTGCCGTGGAATCGCCAGGCCGATGAGAGCGCATCATGATGAAGACTCGCCTTGACCCATCGCTCATGCGAATGCTGATCTCCGCCGCCGGATGCGCGGCCACGCGCGCGCTGCCGCTCGCGCCCCTCACCGCCGCGCTGCTGCTCTCGGGCTGCATGGTCGGCCCGGATTACCACCGGCCCCAGGTCGCCGTTCCGACCACCTGGAAGGAGCTGCCCGGCTGGACCCAGGCCGAGCCCGAAGCGGCCCAGGGCCCCAAAGGCGAATGGTGGACCGCCTTCCAGGACCCGCTGCTCGACGAACTGGAACCGCTCGTCGAGGTATCGAACCAGAGCGTGCGACAGAGCTACGCCAACTACACGCAAGCGCTCGCCGAAGTGCGCGTGGCGCGTGCGAGCCTTTTTCCGACCATCGGCATTACCGGCTCCCTTGCGCGCGAGCGCTCCTCCACGGGCACGCTCAGCAGCGTGAGCAGCATCACGTCCACGCCGAGCGGCGCGCGCATCGTCAACGGCGGTACGCTCGAAGGCAACGCGAGCTGGGACATCGACCTCTGGGGCCAGGTGCGCCGCCAGATCGAGGAACAGTCGGCCACAGCGCAGGCGAGTGAGGCCACGTTGGCGAACGCTACGTTGTCCGAACAAATCGCGCTGGCGAACGCCGTGATCGATCTGCGTATCACCGACGCCGACATCGACCTGCTCACGCATACCGTGCAGGCGTACTCGGACTTCCTGCGCGTGGTGGCCAACCAGGACCAGGCTGGCACCGTCCCGCCGTCCGATCTGATATCCGCTCGTACGCAGCTCGAATCCGCCCGCGCGAGCCTGATTGCGCTGGGCGTGGCGCGCGCGCAAAACGAGCATGCCATCGCGGTGCTCGTGGGCCGCAACCCCGAAGACGTCAACATCCCGCACAGCACGCAGCTTCCCGCGCTACCCGCCATTCCCGCCGGCGTGCCCTCCACGCTGCTGCAGCGGCGGCCCGACATCGCGACCGCCGAACGCCAGATGGCGTCGGCCAACGCGGCGATCGGCGTGGCGGTGGCCGCCTACTATCCGTCGATCTCGCTCACCGCGCTCGACGGCTTCACGCAGTCGCCGCTTTCGGGTCTGCTGCACATGAGCAACTACGTCTGGTCGCTCGGCGCGAGCGCGACCCAGACGATCTTCGACGGCGGCCTGCGCAGCGGTCAGGTGGCGGCCGCCCGCGCGAGCTACGACGCGGCAGTGGCGAACTATCGCGGCACGGTACTGACGGCGTTCCAAGGGGTGGAGAACGATCTCTCCGGGCTGCGCATCCTCGCGCAGCAGGCCGAAGTGCTCGACGCCGCCGTACGCGACGCGACGCGCGGCGCGCAGATCGCGCAAAACGAATACGAGGCGGGAACCGTGGACTACACGACGGTCGCCACGGCGCTGGCCACGCAGGTGACCAATCAGCAGAGCGCGCTCAACGTGCAGCAGCAGCGCCTCCTCGATACGGCTTCGCTGATCGGCGACCTGGGTGGCGGCTGGTCTGGGCAACTGCACGATGCGCAGCATCCCGCGCGTGCGGTGACGCCGGCTTCCGACGCTGCATTTCCGGCCGCGAGTGCGAGCAATCCGGCGAACGTGGAGGCGAGCCGCACGCTGGGTGCGGCTCAAAGTCCTTGATCGGGAGAACCCGCGTTACGCGCGCGGTTCCGTTTCCGAAGCGCTAGTCACGGGCATGGCGGAGGCCGGCAGGCCGAACACGGCATCGAAGATCAGGTTGTAGACGTAGTTGTAGACGAGAAAGAACACCGAGAGCCCAATATCCATCGCGAACGCCTCCATCAACGAGACTTGCAGCGTGAGCGCGATCATCGGCACGAGAAACACCACGAGCCCGCCTTCGAAGCCGACCGCGTGCGCAACGCGGCGCGCGACACTGCGGCCGCGTTTCGTCTGGCGCGCTTCCCAGCGCTCGAACAGCAGGTTGTAGACGAAGTTCCAGCCCACCGCGATCAGCGACGAAAACACCGCCGCGGCGCCCGCCCGGTTCATGCCGCTGCCCGAGAGCGAGGCGAAGCTCGAGCCGGTAATCAGGATCGCGATGCCTTCGAACAACGTGACGTACACAACCCGGCGTTTGATACCCTGCATGGACAAATGCTCCTGATGCGGCTCCCGCTTGGTCTCGGGCGGTGTCACTCGCCGCGCTTGTTGCGGGCGCGGCGAAACCGTTCGCGAATCAACCCAGATCGGTAAATACCGAAGCCGCGGACAAGCGCGACTTCGGCAGCTTCGCGTTGAAGTCATCGGCGCCGCGGTAGCCGAGGCCGATCACCACGAGCGCGGTGAGGCCCTGCTCGCGCAGGCCCAGTTCCTCGTCGAGCGCACGGGCGTCGAAGCCCTCCATCGGGCAGGCGTCGATTTCGAGCGTCGATGCGCCGATCAGCAGCGTGCCCAGCGCGAGATACGCCTGCTTCTCCATCCACGCGGGCAGGTCGTTGCGCTCGCGATGCAGGTTGACGTAGAACGAGCGCGTCTTTTCCTGACCCGCCTTCGCCTCGGCATTGGCGAAGCGGCCATCCGCTTCTTCCTGAGCGAGCACTTCGGCGAGGTGGGCTTCGTCCATGTCGGTGCGCACGCACAGCACCACGACGTGCGAGGCGCGCGTGACCTTCGGTTCGTTGTATGCGAAACCTTCCATGCCTTTGGCGATTCGCGCGCGTGCAGCGTCGCTTTCCGCCAGCACGAAATGCCACGGCTGCGAGTTCACCGACGAGGGGCTGAAGCGGATCAGTTCCTTGAGTTCGTCGATGACAGCGGCGGGAATCTTGCGGGCCGGATCGAACGCCTTGGTGGCGTGGCGTGCT is from Paraburkholderia flagellata and encodes:
- a CDS encoding AAA family ATPase, with the translated sequence MNATDPALQDEDPLGIYTRGGGRAREWWRVSPSGRAHMYRIEHGEGEDDRVDIDTEIDLDNLEAKLLKWRREGFVSEAQRANEARAAQAGSTFSAALQQAVEAAREAKAVRARPQSNTPTVRIGSVDLPCGEPNALVPRVNAAYLFTGRGDDIVQDIVENRRVMLIGHTGSGKTSFIEQVAARANYGVLRANMNGQTTIGDFVGFWTVKGGETIWVDGVLPVAMREGYWLVIDELDFAEPSILAVLTAVLEPNGRLLLKERGNEIVEPHPSFRLFATANAAGAMSAYRHLYQGANLLNEAFLDRWRVYMFDYLSLEEEAEVLLRTLPVLTRPLAQTLAAIAADCRAAFAREDLASAFSTRRLIDWAELMLRTGDVERAAGPAIYAKVSADDAALIRSIIRHHVIFDA
- a CDS encoding AraC family transcriptional regulator; the encoded protein is MPQAAPPELDDEPGRGRSLARHYPRGLQIEPHTHTWAQVLYAVSGVMWVEVEREALVVPPQRAVWLPPGTQHAIHMLSAVEMRNLYLHERDSRHLSERCEVFEVNGLLRELITSLAERARKDDDAWLDAAYRLASIELAHAPRSTLRIPLPDASDRRLATLCRAVIDNPSADIGFEQHAAWVGASVRTLSRLFTRELGMGFAEWRRQVQLALAVSRLAEGEPVSAVARMLGYLPSSFSDMFRRELGVPPSEFRPAGTLGGVAGFAQESAEQ
- a CDS encoding efflux RND transporter periplasmic adaptor subunit, giving the protein MSDVPQTQPAPPPPPAPPPQAQKRRRLGPLILAIVVVLLIVLVIVHIMRNKKTEHGAAPQVVTVAAATLGPMPVTLNALGTVTPVATVTVLPQISGYLTEVGYKEGQDVVKGQFLAQIDPRQYEISKEQAQAQLAKDEALLAQSRADLVRFTQLHEQRSIAEQTFTDQKFLVMQNEAAVKADMANVRLFELDLIYCRITAPVSGRVGLRLVDPGNYVTSSSSTGIAVITTMKPTTVQFAIPQTSLGSVLERVNAGAKLPITVFSSDNTRQIATGTLFALSNQMATATGTVTLRASVPNDDEALFPNEFVNVRLLVDTLQNAVLVPTPAVQTGAPGDYVYLVNADNTVSVHKVTLGPSDGRHTVISAGLQQGQRVVTDGLDRLNDGAKIQPAGPRPATQAGAASGASAPHHGSAPGASSAPGATAPNASDAGAAASQAG
- a CDS encoding efflux RND transporter permease subunit, with translation MNISRLFILRPVATSLLMIAMVLIGLVAMKFLPVSSLPAVDYPTIQVQTFYPGASPNVMATTVTAPLEVQLGEIPGLQQMISYSSEGASVITLQFDLSLSLDVAEQNVQQAINAANSFLPSGLPAPPTYAKVNPADQPILTLAVTSKSMSLTQLQDAANNRLATKISEVPGVGLVTTAGGNVPAVRVEADPQKLAAYGLNLDDLRTLLANVNVSNPKGNFDGPELNYTINSNDQISDPKDYEDTVIAYQNGSPVFMRDVARVSTAAQDVERGAWYNKAPAIVLNVQRQPGANVIATVNQIMRELPQLEAALPAGMQVTVVSNSVGVIRASVSDAAFELVLAVALVVAVIFVFLRNLPATIIPSISVPVSLIGTLAIMYELGYSIDNLSLMALIIATGFVVDDSIVMIENIVRYLEEGDKPLQAALKGAGQIGFTILSLTISLIAVLIPLLFMGGVIGRLFSEFAVTLAVTIVLSAVVSLTVVPMMCARILRAQADRHPSRFERISEGLFDKTLNAYERGLRWVLDHQLLTLIVFVVTVVLTGLLYVVIPKGLFPVQDVGVLQGISVADNSISYQAMVQRQSALAEEILKDPDVVSLTSYVGIDGINNTLNNGRFLINLKPHDDRSETADAIGRRIQQSVAKVPGVRLYVQPEQDLTLDTTVSRNQYNFVLRGPNQDAFDQYVPALIARMKQITSIRDVTSDLNTDGLSVNVQVNRQLAARYGITAATIDNALYDALGQRIVSTIFQQSDQYRVILVAKPEALPTVESLGDLYLPSQTSSEGQVPLKGIAKISITRSPLMISHLAQFPSVTISFNLADGASLSAAVRDVRQAEAAVNLPPSITSSFQGAAQAFEDSLSSEVYLLIAALVAVYIVLGVLYESYVHPVTILSTLPSAGIGALLALMIAGKDLDVIGIIGIVLLIGIVKKNAIMMVDFALEAERVHGKPPREAIFEASLLRFRPILMTTLAAMLGALPMLLGSGTGSELRRPLGLAIIGGLTLSQMLTLFTTPVIYLYFDRLAERFGRKRKPEGDAAAGDGGGAPSEPEGTP